The genomic interval GGGCGAGCACATGGGTGTCCACCCGGCGGCGACCGATGACATCGCCGCCGGGCGGCGGCAGTTCCAGTTGCCCGGTGCGGGCCATCATGGGGCCGGCCAGCAAGATGGAGGCGCGGATGGCGCGGGTGAGGTGCGGGTCTAGATCGGCCGGATGGACTTCTTGGGCGTGGATGCGCCAGGTGTGGTCGTCGAGGGTATCGATGCGCACCCCCAGGCTTTGGAGCAGGGCGCGCATGGTGAGCACATCCCGGATCTGGGGGACATTGTGCAGCACCACAGGTTCGTCGGTGAGCAGACAGGCGGCCAGCAAGGGTAGGGCCGCGTTTTTGTTGCCAGAAGGGGTGACCTCGCCCTGGAGGGGGAAGCCACCTTCGATGATGAATTTTTCCATGGCTGTTCCCTTCGATCTGGCAAAGATGGTGGCGCCACCCCCGGATTGGGGCGGCGAAGCGGAGGAGGGGCTTACGCCAGCAACTCAGTCTCCAGGACGACGGGGTCGCCCGAGGCGAGTCCTGTTTGACGGGCAGCCGAACCGCCGTTGACCACCAGTTCGAGCAGGCCCGTGCTGCCGACCAATGCGCCGACCTGGCCGGGAGGCAGGTCGGCGAAGGTGGTCACGATGGGGACGCGCTCCCCCGAAGGGAGGCGGACGGCGCGGGGGGGCAGACGCACTGGAGGGCCCTGGTGGAGCCAGGGGGTCAGCTGCCACCCTTGGGGTCCGGGCTGCCAGAGGCCCAGGGAGGTCAACAGGTTGCCGAAATGGTCTGCGTGGAGCACCTCTCCGTGAACCTTCCTCTGGGCGTCCACGCGGCAGGCGGGCAGGGGAAATTGCCGGGGCTGCTCGATGCGCGGGCCAAAGGCCGCGCCGGGGACGCCCAGGGCGGCGTAGGCGGCGGCAGGGGCAAAGATATCGCGCCCGTGAAAGGTGGCGCTGACGCCGGGCAGGCGAAAGGCGGGGTGGCGCAGTTCGTAGGCCGGACCGGGCTTTTCATGCCAGAGGTAGGTGAACAGGCCGTTGTCCGGGCCAATGAAGCGATACCCGCCGCATTCGAGCAGCAGGGCGCGGCGCGCGGTGCCCACCCCGGGATCTACCACGGCCAGGAACACCGTGCCTTGGGGAAAGTAGGCGTAACTCTGCCAGAGCACGAACGCCGCCCGGCGGATGTCCCCTGGCGGGATGTGGTGGGTCAGGTCCACCAGCCGCGCCTGGGGCGCAATGCGGGCGATGACCCCTTTCATGATCCCCACATAGGGGTCCAGGGTGCCAAAATCGGTGAGGATAGCAACGGTGGCCGGGGGAGAGGTTGGAAAACTCATAGCGTTGTTTAGAAAATTAAAAATTGGAACTTGACAAACCTTCAAAAAATTGTATAATGGTGGCGTAAAGTGAAAGCCTTTTTGGGATTCAGTAAAGGAGGTGGAGGATGATGGAGCAGTGGGTGTATCATGACCGGTTGAAACTCTGGCTGTTGAGTGAGAGCCAGCGCGAACGGAAGGAGCGGGGGGCGCTTTGGCTGGAGGCGCAGGAAGGCGCAGCCCACCCGCCTCCGGTGGCGCCTGCCGGAAAGAGGCTGGACCGGCGTCCGACCCAGCGGAAACCCGGGCCCGATTGGGGCTATTTTACCCCATAGTGGGCCGCTTTGGCGGGAAAGGAGTGCAACATGCATGCTCTTCCGGCACGATGTCCTATTTGCGGCGGCGAACTGGTGGTCACCAGCGCTCAGTGTCGGGTGTGCGACACCCGGCTGGAGGGGCGCTTTGCCCCCCAGGTGACCGCCTTCGCCGCGCTCAACGCCCAGCAACTGGCCTTTCTGGAAACCTTTTTGCGCTGCGAAGGCAAGTTGAATTGTGTGGGCGATCGTTTGGGCTTGTCCTATCCCACGGTGCGCAACCGCCTGCGCGAGGTGATTCGCGT from Anaerolineae bacterium carries:
- a CDS encoding DUF2089 domain-containing protein; protein product: MHALPARCPICGGELVVTSAQCRVCDTRLEGRFAPQVTAFAALNAQQLAFLETFLRCEGKLNCVGDRLGLSYPTVRNRLREVIRVLGFEPEGVEEAGEAAVPPDEELRRQVLDDLEAGRITPEEALRLLEEGGA
- a CDS encoding SAM-dependent chlorinase/fluorinase → MSFPTSPPATVAILTDFGTLDPYVGIMKGVIARIAPQARLVDLTHHIPPGDIRRAAFVLWQSYAYFPQGTVFLAVVDPGVGTARRALLLECGGYRFIGPDNGLFTYLWHEKPGPAYELRHPAFRLPGVSATFHGRDIFAPAAAYAALGVPGAAFGPRIEQPRQFPLPACRVDAQRKVHGEVLHADHFGNLLTSLGLWQPGPQGWQLTPWLHQGPPVRLPPRAVRLPSGERVPIVTTFADLPPGQVGALVGSTGLLELVVNGGSAARQTGLASGDPVVLETELLA